One window from the genome of Cyanobacteria bacterium GSL.Bin1 encodes:
- a CDS encoding DUF1049 domain-containing protein, with the protein MQRLGTIFAFLLIAAGMVLMAVISIQNITAISLQFLFFRSIEIPFGVLLAFSFSFGLILGAIAPLIQPILSGVRHRRG; encoded by the coding sequence ATGCAAAGACTGGGAACGATATTTGCTTTTTTGTTAATTGCCGCCGGCATGGTATTAATGGCGGTGATCTCTATTCAGAATATTACCGCGATTTCTCTACAATTTTTATTCTTTCGCTCTATAGAAATTCCCTTTGGGGTTCTTTTAGCATTTAGTTTCAGTTTTGGCTTAATTTTAGGTGCAATTGCCCCTTTGATCCAGCCAATTTTAAGCGGGGTTAGGCATCGTCGGGGATAG
- a CDS encoding DUF2862 domain-containing protein: MEIGQKVKVFRLRDRVSNDIVDKLGKVGTVQEFKMTDGSGVGAVVTFDDNSSSWFFEDELKPIEQAVTS; the protein is encoded by the coding sequence ATGGAAATTGGACAAAAGGTAAAAGTGTTTCGGCTGCGCGATCGCGTCTCTAATGACATCGTGGACAAGCTGGGCAAAGTCGGCACCGTTCAAGAGTTTAAGATGACTGATGGCAGCGGAGTGGGGGCTGTCGTTACCTTCGATGATAATTCCAGCAGTTGGTTTTTTGAAGATGAACTCAAACCGATTGAGCAAGCCGTAACGAGCTAA